A single Marinitoga aeolica DNA region contains:
- a CDS encoding mechanosensitive ion channel family protein, whose amino-acid sequence MDFLNSFINSNYGEKILYSFIVIFIIYLLKKINEKLIIEKIKEPKYKYYWNKTTNYLLVIIVFLAVGRIWFVGFQSLSTFLGLFSAGLAIALKELITNFAGWIYIISKKPFEIGDRIEIGNFSGDVIDISILNFTILEIGNWVNADQSTGRIVHIPNGIIFNQNLANYTKDFRYIWNEIPVLVTFNSNWKKAKEILLNIATEHSEHLSKEAEEKLKKAAAKYMIYYKKLTPIVYTSVEDSGILLTIRYLCHPRKRRGTAHEIWENILDEFSKHNDIDFAFPSQTIYLDTPKDSL is encoded by the coding sequence ATGGATTTTTTGAATAGTTTTATAAATAGTAACTACGGAGAGAAAATACTATATTCATTTATAGTAATATTTATTATATATTTATTGAAAAAAATAAATGAAAAACTCATTATAGAAAAAATAAAAGAACCAAAATATAAATATTATTGGAATAAGACAACTAATTATTTATTAGTTATTATAGTTTTTTTAGCAGTTGGTAGAATATGGTTTGTGGGATTTCAATCTTTATCAACATTTTTAGGGTTATTTTCTGCTGGTTTAGCTATAGCTTTGAAAGAGCTTATTACAAATTTTGCTGGATGGATTTATATAATTTCAAAAAAACCGTTTGAAATCGGCGATAGAATAGAAATTGGGAATTTTTCAGGTGATGTTATAGATATAAGTATATTAAATTTTACTATTCTTGAAATAGGGAATTGGGTTAATGCAGATCAAAGTACAGGGAGAATCGTTCATATTCCTAATGGAATAATCTTCAATCAAAATCTGGCAAATTATACAAAAGATTTTAGATATATATGGAATGAAATTCCTGTTCTTGTTACATTTAATAGCAATTGGAAAAAAGCAAAAGAAATATTATTAAACATAGCAACTGAACATTCCGAACATTTAAGTAAAGAAGCTGAAGAAAAATTAAAAAAAGCTGCTGCAAAATATATGATATATTATAAAAAACTAACACCGATAGTTTATACAAGCGTTGAGGACAGCGGTATTTTATTAACAATCAGATATTTATGTCATCCGCGTAAAAGAAGAGGAACTGCCCATGAAATATGGGAAAACATTTTAGATGAATTTTCCAAACACAATGATATAGATTTTGCTTTTCCAAGTCAAACTATATATTTAGATACGCCTAAAGATTCACTTTAG
- a CDS encoding response regulator: MGKFLVIDDSNTSREYIKYCFYEFSEYIEILFAENTLKANVILEKEDISLIFLDWNLPGESGIEFLDVLKHNEKTKNIPIIMITGEKYKKESVLLAVKKGINDFIVKPFSKNNILSRLLPYILKSIDVKLNIFSQDKELINVLDKISKKINYPITILNDIKNIKGKNIIFTDIDIYLENIELLKNLPSLIYIKDKNTNIEKLIGNIRIIYDLSEKVLLNILVNLLLKTIFKKEILVISESTTIRKIIKAVGEKLNYNVIEAKDFLEGYRYLFNNCKNVYSIFVDYNDFDDLTNFLYKLENNIFFKDMKINILGSDKSPETLRKLSKYNIDNYILKPFTLDILIKKILD, from the coding sequence ATGGGAAAATTTCTGGTTATTGATGACTCAAATACTTCAAGAGAATATATAAAATATTGTTTTTATGAATTTTCTGAATATATAGAAATATTATTTGCTGAGAACACATTAAAAGCTAATGTAATATTAGAAAAAGAAGATATTTCTTTAATATTTTTAGATTGGAATTTACCTGGAGAAAGCGGTATTGAATTTTTAGATGTATTAAAACATAATGAAAAAACAAAAAATATACCAATTATTATGATTACCGGAGAAAAATACAAAAAGGAGAGTGTGTTATTAGCAGTAAAAAAGGGAATAAATGATTTTATAGTTAAGCCATTTTCAAAAAACAATATATTATCCAGATTATTACCTTATATACTCAAAAGCATAGATGTTAAATTAAATATCTTTAGCCAAGATAAAGAATTAATTAATGTGCTTGATAAAATTTCAAAAAAGATTAATTATCCAATTACAATATTAAACGATATTAAAAATATTAAAGGGAAAAATATTATTTTTACAGACATTGATATTTATTTAGAAAATATAGAATTATTAAAAAATCTTCCTTCATTGATTTATATAAAGGATAAAAATACAAATATTGAAAAACTAATAGGAAATATCAGAATCATATATGATTTATCAGAAAAAGTATTATTAAATATTTTAGTTAATCTACTACTAAAAACTATTTTTAAAAAAGAAATTTTAGTAATTAGTGAATCCACTACAATTAGAAAAATAATTAAAGCTGTAGGAGAAAAATTAAATTATAATGTTATTGAAGCAAAAGATTTTTTGGAAGGATATAGATATTTATTTAATAATTGTAAAAATGTATATAGTATTTTCGTTGATTATAATGACTTTGATGATTTAACAAATTTTTTGTACAAATTAGAAAATAACATCTTTTTTAAAGACATGAAAATAAATATTTTAGGTTCTGATAAATCACCTGAAACTTTAAGAAAACTATCAAAGTATAATATAGATAATTATATTTTAAAACCATTTACTTTAGATATATTAATTAAAAAAATTTTAGATTAA
- the hydE gene encoding [FeFe] hydrogenase H-cluster radical SAM maturase HydE, giving the protein MNISKRLERLKIKLIELKKEMPLEINEVIDYFLKHMTLNYEKVLWILSLNEENLKEKIYKVADIVNKTLNTDIVTLKGVIEFSNYCKKSCYYCGIRVQNDIIKRYRIPIDEIFEIAKNGVESGLTTIILQSGEDDFYSDDDLEKLIFRIHHELKTAVSISIGERSKEAYKRFRNAGASKVLLKHEAINRKIFEDVHPDKDYDLRIELLDYLVELGYITGSGNIIGLPGQTLEDIAKDIIFMKEHNIKMIGMGPFISTHNTPLENLENGSAELTLNAYAATRLTIPFAQMPATTALGTIDRNYQFKALNCGCNVIMVNLTPDEYRENYNIYDEKIKVDLLGTAQRILDMGLKIPPYTLRNLFIKEAQYGFSNERL; this is encoded by the coding sequence ATGAATATTTCAAAGAGATTAGAGAGATTGAAAATAAAATTAATAGAATTGAAAAAAGAAATGCCGTTGGAGATAAATGAAGTAATTGACTATTTTTTAAAACATATGACTTTAAATTATGAAAAAGTGTTATGGATACTTTCTTTAAATGAAGAAAATTTAAAAGAGAAAATATATAAAGTAGCAGATATAGTAAATAAAACGCTAAATACTGATATTGTAACCTTAAAAGGTGTAATTGAATTTAGCAATTATTGTAAGAAGAGTTGCTATTATTGTGGTATAAGAGTTCAGAATGATATAATAAAAAGGTATAGAATACCTATAGATGAAATTTTTGAAATAGCTAAAAATGGTGTAGAGAGTGGGTTAACAACCATAATATTGCAATCAGGAGAAGATGATTTTTATAGTGATGATGATCTGGAAAAATTAATATTTAGAATTCATCATGAACTTAAAACAGCGGTATCTATTTCTATTGGTGAGAGGAGTAAAGAAGCTTATAAAAGGTTTAGAAATGCTGGTGCTTCAAAGGTGTTGTTGAAACACGAGGCGATTAATAGAAAGATATTTGAAGATGTGCATCCTGATAAGGATTATGATTTGAGAATAGAATTGCTTGATTATTTAGTAGAATTGGGGTATATAACAGGTTCAGGTAATATTATAGGATTACCAGGTCAAACATTAGAAGATATAGCGAAAGATATAATCTTTATGAAAGAACATAATATTAAAATGATAGGAATGGGGCCGTTTATTTCTACACATAATACACCATTGGAAAATTTGGAAAATGGTTCAGCAGAGTTAACATTAAATGCATATGCAGCAACAAGATTAACAATACCATTTGCTCAAATGCCAGCTACAACAGCGCTGGGTACTATAGACAGGAATTATCAATTTAAGGCTTTAAACTGTGGATGTAATGTAATTATGGTTAATTTAACTCCTGACGAATATCGAGAAAATTATAATATATATGATGAAAAAATAAAAGTTGATTTATTGGGAACAGCTCAAAGAATATTGGATATGGGATTAAAAATTCCGCCATATACATTGAGAAATTTATTTATTAAGGAGGCACAGTATGGCTTCTCCAATGAAAGGTTATAG
- the hydF gene encoding [FeFe] hydrogenase H-cluster maturation GTPase HydF, with translation MASPMKGYRKYIAITGKRNVGKSTLINAILNQDIAIVSDFPGTTTDPVYRTMELVPLGPVTIVDTPGIDDEGLVGEKRIKKATKALYKADIALLVVTDVISNYEKELIDNFKKLNIPFLIIINKIDEIENIEKIKKTYLEYTSKIIEISAKEKKNIEKLKEEIAKLLPNEEEVPLIADLVEPGQLIILVVPIDLGAPKGRLIMPQVTAIREILDREAIAVVTKERELRHTLEKLNQKPDLVITDSQSVMKVVSDIDFDIPLTTFSILEARHKGDLKILSEGIKAIENLNENDKVIIMEGCSHRPLTEDIGRVKIPRWLTNHLGINLNIEFFAGTEFPDYDIVKDAKLIIHCGGCTLTRKSMIRRINIANMYNIPIVNYGVIISYLHGVLDRALEVFPELKRV, from the coding sequence ATGGCTTCTCCAATGAAAGGTTATAGAAAATACATAGCAATAACAGGAAAAAGAAATGTTGGGAAATCGACTTTAATAAATGCTATTTTGAATCAGGATATTGCTATTGTCAGTGATTTTCCTGGAACTACAACAGATCCTGTATATAGAACAATGGAATTAGTTCCTTTAGGGCCTGTAACCATTGTGGATACACCTGGAATAGATGATGAAGGGTTAGTTGGAGAAAAAAGAATAAAAAAGGCTACAAAAGCATTATATAAGGCTGATATAGCATTATTAGTTGTAACAGATGTAATATCTAATTATGAGAAAGAATTAATTGATAATTTTAAAAAATTAAATATTCCATTTTTAATAATAATAAATAAAATAGATGAAATAGAAAATATAGAGAAAATAAAGAAAACATATCTAGAATATACAAGTAAGATAATAGAGATTTCAGCAAAAGAAAAAAAGAATATTGAAAAATTAAAAGAAGAAATTGCAAAATTATTGCCAAATGAAGAAGAAGTACCTTTAATAGCGGATTTAGTAGAACCGGGACAGCTGATTATATTAGTTGTTCCAATAGATCTTGGAGCACCAAAAGGAAGGTTAATAATGCCACAAGTTACTGCAATTAGAGAAATATTAGATAGAGAAGCGATCGCAGTAGTTACAAAGGAAAGAGAGCTAAGGCATACATTAGAAAAATTAAATCAAAAGCCGGATTTGGTAATTACAGATTCTCAAAGTGTAATGAAAGTTGTTTCTGATATTGATTTTGATATACCACTTACTACATTTTCTATATTAGAAGCACGACATAAAGGAGATTTGAAAATATTATCTGAAGGAATAAAAGCGATAGAAAATTTAAATGAAAATGATAAAGTAATAATAATGGAAGGTTGTTCTCATAGACCGTTGACTGAAGATATAGGTCGAGTAAAAATACCAAGATGGCTTACAAATCATTTAGGAATTAATTTAAATATAGAGTTTTTTGCTGGAACGGAATTTCCTGATTATGATATAGTAAAAGATGCAAAATTGATTATTCATTGTGGTGGATGTACTTTAACTAGAAAGAGTATGATAAGAAGAATAAATATTGCTAATATGTATAATATACCAATTGTTAATTATGGAGTTATAATATCTTATTTACATGGTGTCTTAGATAGAGCATTAGAGGTATTTCCAGAATTAAAGAGGGTGTAA
- a CDS encoding class II SORL domain-containing protein produces MKLGDVIKSADFKNEKHVPVIDAPEKVKAGELFKVEVQVGKDIPHPNTVEHHISWIDLYIHYEGNPNTVHLGRFEFGPSVTEPHVITHIKLDKKGTLIAHSYCNLHGLWESEKEIDVE; encoded by the coding sequence ATGAAATTAGGAGATGTAATTAAAAGTGCCGATTTTAAAAATGAAAAGCACGTTCCAGTAATAGACGCACCAGAAAAAGTAAAAGCTGGTGAATTATTTAAAGTAGAAGTACAAGTTGGAAAGGATATTCCACATCCAAATACTGTAGAACACCATATTTCATGGATTGATTTATATATTCATTATGAAGGTAATCCAAATACAGTTCATTTAGGAAGATTTGAATTTGGCCCTTCTGTAACAGAGCCGCATGTAATTACACATATAAAACTTGATAAAAAAGGTACTTTAATAGCACACTCTTATTGTAATTTACACGGTTTATGGGAATCAGAAAAAGAAATAGATGTTGAATAA
- a CDS encoding MFS transporter, with protein sequence MDRKYKDIQFYKFCAYGFLKNLRFFEPFLILFFLEKGLSYFQIGILYSIMKISTNILEIPTGIIADSIGRRRAMVFSFSSYIISFSIFYISKNFLIFSLSMIIYAFGEAFRSGTHKAMILEYLKIKGWKDMKVYYYGNTRSCSQLGSAISSLIAASIVFYSGSYQSIFLASIIPYVLDLILMLTYPKELDGEIKEFNIENLKKSFSNVLREFAISFKKINLLKSIFLTATYSGYYSAIKDFLQPVLKNFALALPIFIYLDNTKRSSIVIGITYFLIYLATSFFSRKSGYFSERFNNLFSPLIITMNLGFIFGILSGILYEYNLYLFSIILYIGIYLIENLRRPIGVAYISDNINSNILASVLSVESQLKTILGAILVPLMGLMADKFDIGISLIIISSLLMLINFVIIKK encoded by the coding sequence ATGGACAGAAAATACAAAGATATTCAATTTTATAAATTTTGTGCATATGGATTTTTAAAAAATTTAAGATTTTTTGAACCATTTTTAATTTTGTTTTTTCTTGAAAAAGGATTGTCTTACTTTCAAATAGGTATCCTATATTCAATAATGAAAATTTCAACTAATATTTTAGAAATACCTACTGGTATTATTGCAGATTCTATAGGGCGAAGAAGGGCTATGGTTTTTTCTTTCTCGAGTTACATTATTTCCTTTTCTATCTTTTATATTTCAAAAAATTTTTTGATTTTTTCTCTTTCAATGATTATTTATGCTTTTGGTGAAGCTTTTAGAAGTGGTACACATAAAGCTATGATCCTTGAATATTTAAAAATCAAAGGTTGGAAAGATATGAAAGTTTATTATTATGGAAATACCAGATCATGTTCTCAATTAGGCTCGGCAATATCTTCTTTGATAGCTGCAAGCATTGTATTCTATTCAGGAAGTTATCAATCTATATTTCTGGCATCTATTATTCCATACGTTCTTGATCTTATTTTAATGCTAACCTATCCAAAAGAATTAGATGGGGAAATAAAAGAATTTAATATAGAAAATTTAAAAAAATCTTTTTCTAATGTTTTAAGAGAATTTGCAATTTCATTTAAAAAAATCAACCTTTTAAAAAGCATATTTTTAACCGCAACATATAGTGGTTATTATTCTGCAATAAAAGATTTTTTACAACCGGTTTTGAAAAATTTTGCATTAGCTCTTCCTATTTTTATTTATTTAGATAATACAAAAAGATCCTCTATTGTTATTGGGATAACATATTTTCTAATATATTTAGCAACTTCATTTTTTTCAAGAAAATCTGGTTATTTTTCAGAACGATTCAATAATCTATTTTCACCTTTAATAATAACTATGAATTTAGGATTTATATTTGGAATTCTCAGTGGAATATTATATGAATATAATTTATATTTATTTTCAATAATATTATACATTGGTATTTATTTAATAGAAAATCTCAGACGACCTATTGGTGTTGCTTATATTTCTGATAATATAAACAGCAATATATTAGCTTCTGTATTATCTGTTGAATCACAATTAAAAACTATTTTAGGTGCAATATTAGTTCCTTTAATGGGTTTAATGGCTGATAAATTCGATATAGGAATTTCTTTAATTATTATTTCTTCATTACTCATGCTAATTAATTTTGTTATAATTAAAAAATAA
- a CDS encoding TM1266 family iron-only hydrogenase system putative regulator, with protein sequence MEKKISTISIIVYNRELAYQKVSDILHNYGEKVLLRVGYPMKEKDIAIIFLIVEMTTDELGALSGKLGQVESVKVKTNTLRI encoded by the coding sequence TTGGAGAAAAAGATTAGTACCATTTCTATAATTGTATATAACAGAGAATTAGCCTATCAAAAAGTAAGCGATATTTTACACAATTACGGTGAAAAGGTTCTTTTAAGAGTAGGATATCCGATGAAAGAGAAAGACATAGCTATAATATTTTTAATTGTTGAAATGACGACTGATGAATTAGGAGCTTTATCAGGCAAATTAGGTCAGGTTGAATCTGTCAAAGTGAAGACAAATACTTTAAGAATATGA
- a CDS encoding aspartate ammonia-lyase, which yields MRVEKDFIGEVEIPDDVYYGIHTYRALNNFPNTGEKLNNSFIWAFFMIKKAAAILNFELGYLNENEKNAIVQACDEWESLKNHIVVDPLSGGAGTSINMNINEVIANRATEILGGKKSEYIIDPLDQVNMHQSTNDVFPTAGKVAIIKELRELVENVIKLQDSIQVKEKEYIKIRKIGRTQLMDAVPILLGQEFGAWADTLSRDRWRLYKVEERIRSVNIGGTAIGTGIAAPKEYILKIVNKVREITKIGIAKAENLIDATQNLDVFSEVSGLLKSLAVNLVKISNDIRVLGSNAVNEIKLPKIQAGSSIMPGKVNPVIPEYVIQLSTSVISFDNLITYASSMGNLELNHLTPMIIHYTLKSIDFLKKATYSLKNYIELIQPNEEKCHENLVKSFTLVTPLIEIFGYNEVSESLKENNFDIEKTVKDLSKKRNFDFKEIMNKINSNRSAGLGYRLK from the coding sequence ATGAGAGTCGAAAAAGATTTTATAGGTGAAGTTGAAATTCCAGATGATGTTTATTATGGAATCCATACCTATAGAGCTTTAAATAATTTCCCGAATACAGGTGAGAAATTAAATAATAGCTTTATTTGGGCGTTTTTTATGATAAAAAAAGCAGCTGCTATTTTAAATTTTGAATTAGGATATTTGAATGAAAACGAAAAAAATGCTATTGTTCAAGCATGTGATGAATGGGAGTCTTTAAAAAATCATATAGTAGTTGATCCATTGAGTGGTGGAGCTGGTACATCGATAAATATGAATATAAACGAAGTAATAGCTAATAGAGCTACGGAAATACTTGGAGGAAAGAAATCTGAATATATCATTGATCCCTTAGATCAAGTAAATATGCATCAATCAACTAATGATGTTTTTCCTACAGCTGGAAAAGTAGCAATTATAAAAGAGTTAAGAGAGTTAGTAGAAAATGTGATAAAATTACAGGATTCAATACAAGTTAAAGAAAAAGAATATATTAAAATAAGAAAAATAGGAAGAACACAATTAATGGATGCTGTTCCTATTTTATTAGGTCAAGAATTTGGTGCTTGGGCAGACACTCTAAGCCGGGATAGATGGAGATTATATAAAGTTGAAGAGAGAATAAGAAGTGTAAATATTGGAGGTACAGCAATAGGAACAGGAATAGCTGCACCAAAAGAATATATTTTGAAAATAGTAAATAAGGTTAGAGAAATAACAAAAATTGGCATAGCAAAAGCAGAAAATTTAATAGATGCAACACAAAATTTAGATGTATTTTCTGAAGTTAGCGGATTATTAAAATCTTTAGCAGTAAATTTAGTAAAAATATCTAATGATATAAGGGTTTTAGGTTCAAATGCAGTAAATGAAATTAAATTACCAAAAATACAAGCAGGGAGTTCTATAATGCCTGGTAAAGTAAATCCAGTTATACCAGAATATGTTATACAATTATCAACTAGTGTGATATCTTTTGATAATTTAATTACATATGCGTCAAGTATGGGAAATTTAGAGTTGAATCATTTAACACCTATGATTATTCATTATACGTTAAAATCAATAGATTTTCTAAAAAAAGCAACATATTCCCTAAAAAATTATATAGAATTAATTCAACCAAACGAAGAAAAATGCCATGAAAACTTAGTTAAATCATTTACTTTGGTAACCCCATTAATAGAAATATTTGGATATAATGAAGTATCAGAGAGCTTAAAAGAAAATAATTTCGACATAGAAAAGACAGTAAAAGATTTATCAAAAAAGAGGAATTTTGATTTTAAAGAGATAATGAATAAAATAAATTCAAATAGATCTGCAGGATTAGGATATCGCCTAAAGTGA
- the hydG gene encoding [FeFe] hydrogenase H-cluster radical SAM maturase HydG codes for MMYFIKDNENLKSFIPQQTILDLLEKTKNPDRAKVREIIQKSLDKNRLDPEEMATLLNVEDEELLEEVFEGARELKRRIYGNRIVLFAPLYIGNECINNCQYCGFRITNKTIERRSLSLDEVVEEVKALENKGHKRLIVVFGEHPKYDAKFMTETIKTIYNTKFGKGEIRRVNVNAAPQTVEDYKLFKEVGIGTFQIFQETYHYETYKKYHLSGPKSNYYWRLYGLDRAFKAGLDDVGIGALFGLYDWKFEAMGLLYHTIHFEERFNVGPHTISFPRMEPALDTPLAERPPYAVSDNDFKKLVAILRLAVPYTGLILTAREPVEIRNEVMKFGVSQIDGGSSIGVGSYHETDEEKLKRSQFLLGDNRTLDQIIEELAEEGYLPSFCTGCYRLGRTGEHFMEFAIPGFVKRFCTPNAILTFLEYIEDYAPEKTKIIGIKRIEEELKNMNNNPLKEQLLEKIKKVKEGERDLYF; via the coding sequence ATGATGTATTTTATTAAAGATAATGAGAATTTAAAATCTTTTATTCCACAACAGACTATTTTAGATTTATTAGAAAAAACAAAGAATCCTGATCGTGCTAAGGTTAGAGAGATTATTCAAAAATCACTCGATAAAAATAGATTGGATCCTGAAGAAATGGCTACATTATTAAATGTAGAAGATGAAGAGTTACTTGAAGAAGTATTTGAGGGAGCAAGAGAGTTAAAAAGAAGAATATATGGTAATAGAATTGTATTGTTTGCACCGTTGTATATTGGTAATGAATGTATTAATAATTGTCAATATTGTGGTTTTAGAATTACAAATAAAACAATTGAAAGAAGAAGTTTATCGTTAGATGAAGTTGTTGAAGAAGTAAAAGCTTTAGAAAATAAAGGTCATAAAAGATTGATAGTAGTTTTTGGAGAACATCCAAAATATGATGCAAAATTTATGACAGAGACAATTAAGACTATATATAATACAAAGTTTGGTAAGGGTGAAATAAGAAGAGTTAATGTTAATGCTGCGCCTCAAACTGTAGAAGATTATAAGCTGTTTAAAGAAGTAGGAATAGGAACATTTCAAATTTTCCAAGAAACTTATCATTATGAAACGTATAAAAAATATCATTTAAGTGGTCCGAAATCCAATTATTATTGGAGGTTATATGGATTAGATAGAGCATTCAAAGCAGGATTAGATGATGTTGGAATAGGAGCATTGTTTGGATTGTATGATTGGAAATTTGAAGCAATGGGATTATTATACCACACAATACATTTTGAAGAAAGATTTAATGTAGGGCCCCATACAATATCGTTCCCAAGGATGGAACCTGCATTAGATACTCCACTTGCAGAGAGGCCTCCTTATGCAGTTTCTGATAACGATTTTAAAAAATTAGTAGCAATTTTAAGACTTGCTGTTCCATATACTGGATTAATATTAACTGCAAGAGAACCAGTAGAAATAAGGAATGAAGTAATGAAGTTTGGTGTTTCGCAGATAGATGGTGGTTCTTCAATTGGTGTTGGAAGTTATCATGAAACAGATGAAGAAAAATTAAAAAGAAGTCAGTTTTTATTGGGAGATAATAGAACATTAGATCAGATAATAGAAGAATTAGCTGAGGAAGGATATTTGCCATCATTTTGTACAGGATGTTATAGATTAGGAAGGACAGGAGAACATTTCATGGAATTTGCAATTCCTGGTTTTGTTAAAAGATTTTGTACTCCTAATGCTATATTAACATTTTTAGAATATATTGAAGATTATGCCCCTGAGAAAACAAAAATAATTGGTATAAAAAGAATAGAAGAAGAATTAAAAAATATGAATAATAATCCTTTAAAGGAACAATTACTTGAAAAAATCAAAAAAGTAAAAGAAGGAGAGAGAGATCTTTATTTTTAG
- a CDS encoding rubrerythrin family protein, translating to MVKKEMTRKFLEDAFCGESKAHMKYSIYAEDAEAQGKKNLAKLWRAIAYAEFVHARNHFKALGYLGAVDTNLEDSAAGEHFEIEEMYPVYKNASEFQEEKEAVRSAHFALEAEKIHEKMYNDAREYLKSNEDLEDKKIFICEVCGYTTFDAAPEKCPVCGAPKEKFKEF from the coding sequence ATGGTTAAAAAAGAAATGACAAGAAAATTTTTAGAAGATGCATTTTGTGGAGAATCTAAGGCTCATATGAAATACTCTATTTATGCAGAGGATGCAGAAGCACAGGGGAAAAAGAATTTAGCAAAATTATGGAGAGCAATAGCTTATGCCGAGTTTGTCCATGCAAGAAATCATTTTAAGGCATTGGGATATTTAGGTGCTGTGGATACTAATTTAGAAGATTCAGCTGCAGGAGAACACTTTGAAATTGAAGAGATGTATCCTGTTTATAAGAATGCTTCAGAATTTCAAGAAGAAAAAGAAGCCGTTAGAAGCGCTCATTTTGCATTAGAAGCAGAAAAAATTCATGAAAAAATGTATAATGATGCCAGAGAATATTTAAAATCAAATGAAGATTTAGAAGATAAAAAAATATTTATCTGTGAAGTATGTGGTTATACAACATTCGATGCTGCTCCAGAAAAATGTCCAGTTTGTGGAGCACCTAAAGAAAAATTCAAAGAATTTTGA